Part of the Pseudomonas baltica genome is shown below.
GAAATCCAGAAGTACGTGGACAAGTATTTTCGTTGATTGCTGGCGGCCTTTAGGGCCGCTTCGCGGGCCAGCCCTGCTCCCACGTTCCAGCGTCGTACACCTGTGGGAGCGAGGCTGGCCCGCGAAGCGGCGCGCTCGGATGATGTCACTGCCCTGCACCTGAACAATATTTAAGCTTTATCCCCCCCGTTGGTTATGGTTTATTGGCAGCCTTTTCCCCCTGCCAAGGATTTGCCCATGCCTGCCTCCCGCCTGAAACTGCTGTTCGCCGGTACCTCTGTGCTGCTCGGCTGCCTGCTGTCGCCATTGGCCTTTGCCCACGCCCACCTGAAAACCCAGACGCCTGCCGCCGATGCCACGGTTGCCGCGCCCACCGAGCTGCGCCTGAGTTTTTCCGAAGGTGTCGAGCCGAGCTTCAGCCAGGTCACCGTGACCGGTGCAGATGGCAAAAGTGTCGCGGTCAAGGCACTGAACACCGCCACCGGCGATAACAAGACTCTGATCGTGACCCCCGCCGC
Proteins encoded:
- the copC gene encoding copper homeostasis periplasmic binding protein CopC, whose amino-acid sequence is MPASRLKLLFAGTSVLLGCLLSPLAFAHAHLKTQTPAADATVAAPTELRLSFSEGVEPSFSQVTVTGADGKSVAVKALNTATGDNKTLIVTPAAPLAAGKYKVQWQVLSVDTHKSNGDYSFTVGQ